attaaaatttttacATGTTATATTGTCTTGTGCCTAGTATTCATATAGTTTTGAATGTGTTTAGAAGCATGAATTTTGGTTCTTAGatttaaatttcaatacaattttatattatattaatccAAATTCAAATATTACCAAACATAGGGTTAATAACCAAacgtcttggatttggatttcaATACAATTTATTTTACATTAATCCAAATCCAAATGTCACCGGGTTAATGACCAAATGTCTTGGATTCTTAAGAGATTCAAGTATCAATTatgagaaaattaaaaattaaatgtaatttttgaataaaatttggAACTATGATTAAGCACGTATAAGTATGCATTATTTTAGTCATTtcaaatgatttgtatattggaattgattattattgatgaggcacataaccttaagcatacACTAGGAGAAATAGTGAACATAATAGATTTtgtaatacacacacacatagatatataACTGCATTACCTATACCTTGTTTCGATATTGACTTAAGCATAAGAAGAGTTCTTCGAAAGGTACCAAGATTTCCCAAACTTCCCTTTTTCTCTTAGTTGCGGATGATCACCACAGAGATGAAGAGGTTGAATTCGATTTTTTATATCGACAATTTACAACCAAGAGGAGGAGGAAGTGTctcaaaccaattgacaaatggAAGCATAACATGTTCCttaagaaagaataagaaatcaCATAAATTGTGCAGAGATGCATCATTGATCCATTGATATTATTACATGTAGATATACTGTAATATAAGAAAGTAATGAAAAGGCAACATTCAATATACGAAAGCTCCCTTCAACAATTTTCTTCAATTAAATTATAAACTTTTCCTCCTCATTTGGCGGGCGTTTGCCTACAATCATAGAACTATGGGTTTCAATCGGTTCGAATTGAAGTCAATAAAATTGAGAACATTCACCATATGTTTGGAATCAtgaattcaacaatttaattttggattcacataaatttaatattaaattatatttaaatttacacCGAATTTAAAATCAAGTTctaattttagacttccaaacaAGTGGAGGTTTTCAAAAAGCTATAATAGATAACGAGGATAAATTGAACagttaaatattacaaaatttctTATTGGAATGAAGTTTGACAGAATATTAATATATGTGATTTGGCCTCGAAAAACTGATTTTTATAGTATGTGCATGATGATCACCACCACAACAACGATCTTAGGAAAATAGTAATTTCCAAAATTTCTCTTCTAGATGCATAAAATTAATCAGGGGAAGTGGAAAAGAATTATAAATACATGTTTATGTATTTATAATATATCATTTGGTTAGCTGTAGTTATTAAATGGGCCGAACTATAAAAAACCTTaaccaaaaaaaattgaaaactctAAACCGAAAAAATGATTAAGATGCCGTATATAGATAGGTTagactttattttttaaaataaataaataaataaatatttttttaataaccgACTTGGAGAAACTAAATCAAGAAAATGCTGCGTTTTTGGAGAGATGCATGTGTAGGCCTTGTGAGAGTAATTTACGAAGAAGCTACGACTTGAAACCAAAGGGAGAGTGGGGGGTAACGAGTAATGACTTACAGATAAAGTTCTAATCAACTGAAACAATTCATTAATATGGGAAAAGAGTAGTACTATACTTACCCATCGGAAGAAAATGTTCATCTGTCTTTGGAAATATGGTTTGAAATGGGCCTTGGTGGATTCGTCCTCCCATCGCAAAGCATTCCACCATCTTGGGTGTCCTTCTATTCGCTTTAGAGCACTGCTACTGTTCTTTGTGGTATTGGAATATCGTAGCGGGAGCCTCTTTAAATTTTGGCAGCCTCTAACAGAAATATCCGTCAAGGAAGGCAAGGGTAGGGATTGCCCATAGATGCTCCTCAGCTTGGGTAAATTGTACAACATTAGAGTTATGAGTCTTGAAAATACCTTGTTTCTGTAGCTGTCAACAGCCACTGATCCATCGTCACAACCTTCACCGCCACCGCGTATAATTTCTTTAATTGACCTGCACGTATCTATGCAGAGAATTTGAAGGTTGGGAATATAAATGAGCCATGTCAAGTCCACCAGTAGCGGACATGACGAAATTACTACTTCACGAAGGTTGGGGAAGCAATAATATTCATCCCTCATTTGCATAATATAATGAATACTTGGATtatccttttccttttccttctcctCTCCAGAATTTGTCACCACAACTGCCACCTCTTTTAATTCATTACAACCCTCTATGACAAGTCCGTAGAGCCTCATGCTTGATTGTAATTTGAGGGAGGTCATACCTGCACAAGTTGAAAGATGTAGATGCCTTGTGCAGCTCTGTAACTTTAGGGAGCTAAGAAATTTTTGAGCCGATGAGTGTGCTTTTATGGTGATCCCTGTAATTGCCACGTGCTTCAAGCACTGCAACTCTTCTAACAAAATGAATTCAGAATCATATGCAAGCTCATGATCTCGCATTTCAAACACTCGTAAGAAAGAAAAATTTGCTATCACTCCTTGTATGATTCCATTCATACGTAGCATTGTGTTTATTATAAAACACCTCAACTTTGTCAAATTCTTTAGCTCAACCGGCAACCTTTCAATACTTGTCATTGACAGATTAAGATACTGCAAGTTAACCAACTCACCTATACCACAAGGTATCTCAGATATATTCCGATTACGTGATCTGTCCAAAACAGTCAAGGCAGGGCCAATTTTAGGAAAGACATTTAGTTTAGCATCTCTAAGAATTGAAGTCCGCAAATTTGGACACAATGACACGTCAACTATTTCCAGTAAATTAGTTCCATCTAATTGGAGCACCTTTTCTGCCTCCTCCCATTTTGTAACATCTTCTTCTTGTACCAAAATTTTGTTTTTCTTCGACCCGCAATCACAACCCAACCACAAAGCCATGTCACGAAGAACGTCATGCATCCTCACTTTTACTTCCAGACTCTCTAATCTAGGACGCACCATTAATAAACATGCAGATTTTAGACTTTCTATTATTTCTTCACCCTCCTCAATCTCGTCAAAATACCCTTCCCCAATCCAAAATTTGATAAGATCATCTTTATCCATATGATAGTCCTCCGGGAATATAGAACAATAAATAAAACAAAGTTTTATGGTTTCATTTTCCAAGTTATCGTAACTAAATTTCAATATAGGATACACATGACGCCCCATACCTGAAAACTTCGATGGAAATTTCCTCAACGTTTGTATTGCTTTCTCCCAATCCTCTGGTTTCTTCTTACCGAGCATTGCTCTGCCAATGGTGATGAGAGCAAGAGGCAAACCCTTGCATTCGCCAGCAACTCGTTCTGCAAGCATCTCAATATCTGGATGAGCGCTCAGGGTCTCCTTGCCCACCTTTGACTTAAATAAAGTCATTGCTTCTTTCCCCTTTAAACACTGCATTTCAAACTTCCGGTCAGCGCCCATTTGGCTACACAATTCCTTTGATCTAGTCGTAAATATCACCTTGGACTTATTTTTGTCATCAGGAAAAGGGACCCCAACATTCGTGAGATCAAGTTGCTCCCACATATCATCCAACAACAACACGTACTTCTTTGTTTTCAGGATATTATATATTTGTGTAGCTTTCTGGTCCTTGGTTTTAGTTCTCCCCTTGTCCTCTTGGACTTTTAATCTATTAAGAATTGCTTGTTGAATTTTTTCCACATCTAGCGGTTTTGATACCACAACCCAAATCGCTATGCGAAACTCATCAGTACGTCTCATCTTTAGGAATTCGTTATTAATTTTCTTCATGAGGGTTGTCTTCCCGACACCCCCCATTCCATAAATCCCAATAATTCTTACTTTCTTGTTTTCAGGGCATTTGCAAACACTAGCAAATGTTGAGTCTACACCAATAGCCTGCTCCATGGGTTGGTCCTCCACTTGACTTGGAGGCAGCGTGTTAGCCACAACATCAATAACTAGTCCTTTCTTTTTTAACTCAACGACAGAGTTTAGCTTTGCACTTACTCTCTTTCCAAGCTTGTAACTCGATCTACAATTTCTGGGGCAACATCCTCCCAAACATTTCTTCTGGATTTCTTTATCACCCTTTTTCAGAATTTCATCAACATCCTGTTCCATGGCTTCTACTTCAGAAAGCCAGCCATCAATTGTTCGCGTACGCCTCATCTCTTGCTCCTCTGCAACTTCCACCTTAATCCTTACATCTTCATAAGCTCTCCTCAGTTCATTCATTTCTTTTCTCAAGGAGTTGAGATTTTCTTTCAAATGAATAATGTTGGCTATATGCTTCGACGTGCCATCCCACAAGCGGGTTGCAATGTCCAAAATTGGGCCTATCCAATCCATGGCTCTTAGCCTTAGGGATTGAAGAAGGAAATTAAAATTCAAGTGAgtattaaaaggaaaaaaaatgtgacTAATGGACAAATTAACAACTTGAATGCTGGTTTGAAGGTGGAATTATTTGTTTTCTAAATaaagtgagtgagagagagagagagaacctttACTCAAAGCATAAATTCCTTTCCTATTTCACTTTTACCTTGTTAGGCATAACACTGAAAGAATAACTTCCCAATTTAAGCAATCCTTACTCGCAAGCCGGAGTTGTCCCTCATTGCAAATTTGTAGAAGGCAGAAGCACTAACTTGAGGAAAGAATAGAATGATAGAAACAAATTGTTCTTAAGATATCCAGTTGGCGACTCGGTAAGTGGTCGCAGGGAGGCCGTGAGGCGTGAAGGGAGTGGAGTTTTTTCCCCCCATttatcctttttttaaaaaatatattaaataatactttttcTTGGGAAAATAATTTTCGGAAAAATCCTGACGTAATCTTGTTACTTGGAGTAACTTGATTTAAAAATCTTGCTACTTTAAATAGCAaaatttgccacgtgtcattttggaaattattttcctaaaaaagatattatttaatatatatattttttaaaaaatgataaatcaggaaataaattcttttgtGCAATAATtagggaaataaattcttttaatatatatattttttaaaatgataaatcgagaaataaattTTTTGCGTCATAAATTCTTTTACGTAATAAAtcggaaaataaaataaaatttaattctttctcttattatttttggaataataaatttttgaaaaaaaaaattcctatttaattatatctatttttttctattcaatatatttttaaagattttttatttactctgccttatatcaatatagaaaatgtATAGACGATACTCATTTCTCTATTTggttcataataaaaataaaatttctacatAAGATTCTCATGAGttgtaagaaattaaaattttcatattttgtaaGTATTGTCACATGTGAGCATAAAGATAAGAGagtcacattttttaaaattttatatttctcaaaatataaaaattgtcatCTTCTATGTTTTTTTAATCACaagttaaatgtaaaaataaatatcatgaagactttaaaaaaaattaaggatcTACTTAGTTATgggaaatatttttaatttttatttttagtttaaaaaaatattttaaaaatagataacttttcattttttagaaattttttctaaaataatttaatagtataaaaaatttgacacttttttcttgtagaaatagttctatttttatttttttattttttaaataattaaaaatgacgttctttattttttaaaattcatatagaaaaggtaacaaatattttttactgttttttagatttctaactcttgtGTTGTTAATTAAGACTTGAGAGCATGCACtcatatattaaattttgatttgtgaattcaaatccaaaattagtgataaaaaatattaacttatataatttaatttttttttaaaaaaaattactttaataattatttaaaaatctaaaaattacaaataaaaaattattttgactttttaaacaaaatattaattttttaactatttaatatgaatcttaaaaactagaaaatcaattaaaattaattataatttataatattatgcTATCATTATTaatgtttttattatatataataatattatagcatataaaaatttataaaaagaatttatttttcgatttattatgcagaaaatttatttttcgatttatcattttttaaaaaatatatattaaaaaaatttatttccctatttattatgtagaaaaatttatttcttgatttatcacctttttaaaatatatatatattaaataatttttgaaatgacaTGTGGCAAATCTTGCTATTTGAAGTAGTGAGATTTGCTTAAATCTCACTATTCCAAGtaacgagattacgtcagagttatTCTGAGAATTATTTTCCCGagaaagatattatttaatatattttttttaaaaaaaaaaaaaaagataaattgggAAAACACTCGAAGGGAGGGACTGACCGGCTGAGGGAGAGGGTAGGGCAGCATGGGTAACTAATCAATTTGAGCCAACTCATGTTTGCCATGCAAAACTAAAGTAGTTCTTTCTACAAATATATAATGTCATAAATGGtcatttttaattgaaaatgaaGCCAATCAAGACTGCTGATAAAGCGAAGTCATGAATTATTCCAAAATTCATGTCAACATATTGAAATCTAATTATGTGCCCAAAGTCAAATTGCTACatttataataatttaagttAAACAATACCTCTTACTTGCAATTttcaactgaaaaaaaaaaaaaagctacgTTTCTATAatttaacttatatttttttttcttttttttttcttttttaacttataatttcttttttttttttttggaatacgcaccgagtatccacgcgtccgttttacagtccacgtgactaatcctgcgtcccttgaagttgaccccacaactccaaagggagggtaaatttagAACTCTAGGGGCGGAAACGagcccgggagggtttgaacacctgacctcgtgaaaggcactctcGCAGCCCGTACTATCACTTGAACCAAACCTTGGGGGTTTTTAACTTATAATTTCTTGAGGCATAGGTAAGGTGAAGTTTTTACTATAATTTATTATTCTATAGGTATTAATTTATTTAGATAAGGAACTTgctccaaaataaaaataaaaaatacatacaCTATGCTATTTTCCACATTTATTAAATGGTGAAattgccattttatttttttcattcacTCATTTTAAGTGAGAGTGATGcaataaatttatcatttaataacctaaaaaaaaaaaagagcttaaAGACTTTACTGATtaaatgaacatggataagattCGAATTTCaggaattattatttttatttaaaataatacgTTACTATTTAAGTAAAAAAAAGATAGAAGTTAGATCGAACTCATTATCCTGATGAATTAGTTTAATGTTCAAAAAGACCTCAAATGCTAtcgttttaatattttatatgcAACTCCTAACCTAATTGAAAAATGTGATGCATGTAAttatataatcaaaattttaaaattcaatcgTTTTTTTAAAAACATAACATATTAATCGGACCTAATAAGATTTTGTCATTACACGATTAGATCTTTCATTACAAATAAAATTCTTCCTTCCAGTCTCTTTCAAAGTTTCTTGAAAGAAACTTCtacctcatctctctctctctctctctctctctctctctctctctctctctctctccagttaTCTTCATTTTTGAGGctccaaagaaaaagaaaatgaagaacaGAAGCTTCCTAACTTTAAAatcactctgccaaaattttaacttttttcaTTTTTCCATTCTTCACGTCCTCGTTTTTAGCTTTTTGCTTCTtaatttctatttatattattatatttccattTGTATCATTCCTCCTCTTCATATTCTATTAATTAATACTCACAAAGACTGCggatttaaatataaaaaattaaatatattaaaattttaaaacaaaattgaatataaaaaatatacactAGATATATATACCAAATTTAACATGTTTTCACCTAAAAATTAGGATATCTAGTAGTTACATTTACATGAAATTATGAACTTCCATGCATACAcgttaataaatattaaatagaTGATTGATAAACTATGGTCCATGACCTACAATTTCTGCCAATaaactactctctctctctctctctctctctctctcttgtatgTCATACAAATCAAGAACTCCCATATGCTAAAACCTTttaatcttgaagaaatattataaaaatatttttaatgcgGATTGTACAAACTATTTTCATACATAAAAATGTATTTGTAATTTAACGAAATTtgacaattataatttttttttacgaAAAAATGACATACTATACAAATGATAAAATTATGTACTAGACCAACTAGCCTTAGGTAATCATTAGTGGATCAACGACCCTACAATTTGCGAGGGTTGAGGCTCTCATTTATAACATATTTTAAATCtacttatttatatattttttaaaat
This region of Malania oleifera isolate guangnan ecotype guangnan chromosome 10, ASM2987363v1, whole genome shotgun sequence genomic DNA includes:
- the LOC131166512 gene encoding probable disease resistance protein At5g63020, whose amino-acid sequence is MDWIGPILDIATRLWDGTSKHIANIIHLKENLNSLRKEMNELRRAYEDVRIKVEVAEEQEMRRTRTIDGWLSEVEAMEQDVDEILKKGDKEIQKKCLGGCCPRNCRSSYKLGKRVSAKLNSVVELKKKGLVIDVVANTLPPSQVEDQPMEQAIGVDSTFASVCKCPENKKVRIIGIYGMGGVGKTTLMKKINNEFLKMRRTDEFRIAIWVVVSKPLDVEKIQQAILNRLKVQEDKGRTKTKDQKATQIYNILKTKKYVLLLDDMWEQLDLTNVGVPFPDDKNKSKVIFTTRSKELCSQMGADRKFEMQCLKGKEAMTLFKSKVGKETLSAHPDIEMLAERVAGECKGLPLALITIGRAMLGKKKPEDWEKAIQTLRKFPSKFSGMGRHVYPILKFSYDNLENETIKLCFIYCSIFPEDYHMDKDDLIKFWIGEGYFDEIEEGEEIIESLKSACLLMVRPRLESLEVKVRMHDVLRDMALWLGCDCGSKKNKILVQEEDVTKWEEAEKVLQLDGTNLLEIVDVSLCPNLRTSILRDAKLNVFPKIGPALTVLDRSRNRNISEIPCGIGELVNLQYLNLSMTSIERLPVELKNLTKLRCFIINTMLRMNGIIQGVIANFSFLRVFEMRDHELAYDSEFILLEELQCLKHVAITGITIKAHSSAQKFLSSLKLQSCTRHLHLSTCAGMTSLKLQSSMRLYGLVIEGCNELKEVAVVVTNSGEEKEKEKDNPSIHYIMQMRDEYYCFPNLREVVISSCPLLVDLTWLIYIPNLQILCIDTCRSIKEIIRGGGEGCDDGSVAVDSYRNKVFSRLITLMLYNLPKLRSIYGQSLPLPSLTDISVRGCQNLKRLPLRYSNTTKNSSSALKRIEGHPRWWNALRWEDESTKAHFKPYFQRQMNIFFRWGTTYGGPHFSTKLTMNEKIINIFDILIAEKTHSSQIPTSILKVI